In the genome of Deinococcus planocerae, the window GCCTCCCGCGCCCGCCAGCGCCCGCGTGTCCCGCATCAGCACGGGCAACCGGATCACGCCGAGCATCACCAGCCCGAAGAAGATGATCAAGGCGGCGGCGACCCGCCCGAGCAAGATCTTGTGCGGTGCCAGGAGGGCCCCCAGGCTGCTCGCCGTCGCCCCCAGCGCGATGAAGACGAGCCCGAAGCCCAGGATGAAGCCCAGCGCCCGCCCCAGCGGCGCCCGCGCCCCGCCCAACACGCCGAGGTAACTCGGCACGAGCGGCAGCACGCAGGGGCTCAGGAACGAGATCAGCCCCGCGAGAAAGGCCACCGTGACGGACGGGGCACCGGGAGAGACGAACATGGGGCGAGTCTAGCCCAGGGCCATAGGGCGGGCTGTCCCCGCAGGCGGACTGCCGGGCACACGAACGCCCCCACGCGGGACAGGGGCCGAAGAGAGCGTGTGGGCCTCAGTCGTCAAGCCGGATATGGGTGGCGACGACGGTGGTGCCGTTCGGGGCACGCCCGGGAGTCACGTCGACCTTCTGGCCGCTGCGGTTGCTGGCCCAGAATTGCCCGGCGGCGAGCCGGGCGGCGCGGTGCTCCGCCGTGTAGACCGTCGCCCGCGTGACGCGCACGAGGTAGGTCCGGCCCTCGTCGGTGACGCGGAAGGTGCGGGCGGCGGGATTCCAGGCACGGATGATGCCCTCGACGCTCGAACGGCCCGAGGACGAGTCATCCCGCCCCTTCGCCAGTGGGGTAGGAGCGAGGACCATGAGGCTGGCCACGGCCAGCAGGACGCGCACAGATTGCGGGGTCATGACCTTACTTTAAGTTCTAAAGCTGATCGTTTCCCTAAATGGGATGAGAAGTGAGGAAATCTTCTCACTTCAGCCCTAGATTCCCCCCGAAGTTCCCCTCCCACGCGTTCAGCACCCGGCCCTCCCGCACGAGGAGCACCGTGGGATAGGCACCGACCCGCAGCGCGCGGGCGAAGGCGGTCGCCTCCGGGCCGCGCCACACGTTGACCCCCTTCGGCGCCGGGGCGGGCACGTCCTCCGCGTTCACCGCCCGCACGGGCAGCCCCGCCGCGAGCACCGCCCCCCACAGTTCGCCCAGGTCGCCGCAGTCGTGCGAGTACACGACGACGACCTCGCGCTCGCCGGAGGTCCAGGGGTGGGGGGGCAGCACCTCCCCCAGCCGCACCCGCGCCCCGGCGTCCGAAATCCCGAGGGCCAGCAGCAGCGTGAGCAGGGGAGCGCGTCTCATGGGCCGCATGATGCCGCCCCAAGCCTCACCGCCGCGTGACAGGGGCGTGAGAAGGCAGAGGGCTCCCGCCGCACTCGGGGGAGCCTCCTCTCCGTCTCGTCCTCAGGGCGCCGTCGTGTCGTCCGGCTCGGCAGCCTTGGGGCTGGGCGTGCTCTGCTTGGTCCGCACCACCTTCAGCGCCTCGGGGTCGGGCTTCTCGTCGCGCAGGGGCTGCGGATTGGGGTCGGGGGCGTAGGCGGGGAGTTCTTCGAGGTACACCCGGCGCCGCTCGATCCGGTCGGGGGGCGTGAACTCGGTGGCGAGGCGGCCCGTCGTGCGGTCCACGCTGATGACGGTCGTGCGCGAGTCGCGGGCGGGCTGCCACGTCGCCTCGCGGTACACGGTGGGCGGCGGGGCGTCGCGCTCGATGGCAGTGGTCGAGGTGTTGAACCGGGGATCGACGCGGGCGATCTTCACGCCGGGCAGGTAGCCGGGGTCGGGTGCCTCCGCGTAGAGGATGCCGGGCGGCTCCACGAAGGCGGTCGGCGTCTTGCCCGCGTGCGCGATCTCCATCATCCGGCGCCAGATCGGCGCGTTCACGTACCCCGAGTAGTAGTAGGTGGGCATCTCGCCGCCCTGCTGCTTGCCGACCCACACCGCGCCCGTGTAGAGCGGCGTGGTTCCGATGAACCAGAAGTCCTTGGGCCCGTTCGAGGTGCCGGTCTTGCCCGCCACCGGCCACTCGCCGAACTTCGCCCGCGTGGCGAGGCCGCCCTGGCGCTCGCTGAGGTCGTTCACCACGCCGCGGATCATGTCGAGGCCCAGGAAGGCGACCTGCGGCGTCCAGACCCGCTTGGCCTTGATCACCTCGTTCGCCGCGTCGTACAGCACCTCGCCCCGCGCGGTCGTCACCCGGGTGATGTAGCGCGGCGCGCGGTAGAGCCCGCCGTTCACGAAGGGCGCGTACGCGGCGGCCATCTTGACCGGGGTGGTCTCCACCGCCCCCAGCGCCGCCGCGAGCCCGGTGCCGTCGTTCGGCGGAATGCC includes:
- a CDS encoding penicillin-binding protein — translated: MRPMRRAPLLTLLLALGISDAGARVRLGEVLPPHPWTSGEREVVVVYSHDCGDLGELWGAVLAAGLPVRAVNAEDVPAPAPKGVNVWRGPEATAFARALRVGAYPTVLLVREGRVLNAWEGNFGGNLGLK
- a CDS encoding cytochrome c biogenesis CcdA family protein, giving the protein MFVSPGAPSVTVAFLAGLISFLSPCVLPLVPSYLGVLGGARAPLGRALGFILGFGLVFIALGATASSLGALLAPHKILLGRVAAALIIFFGLVMLGVIRLPVLMRDTRALAGAGGYGPVALGAAFAFGWSPCLGPALGSILGLAASSASLSTGVGLLAAYTLGLAVPFLLAALLWDRLNLRRLNRYAGVFEKVGGVVLVLVGVLMLTGQFTRLATFFYEVMPAWLRV